The stretch of DNA TAACAGCTACTCTCCCTAAAACCTACCCTATAGTAATCGGATCACACGATTGCCCATGCCAACACCTCGTACCGGGTCGACTACTAACTGAGCACCGCCGGAGATACATTTTTCGAGAGGAGTTCTTGCCCTACAACAACTGCAGAAATCGGTCGCCCGCTCTGCGTTTGTTCAATTTGAGGAAACACATGCCGAATGGGAGCGAAGGAAAAATCCTGTAGCAGTTCACACATCCGGCGTTCTGTTTTATCGAGATTCAGGTAGTGTCGCATTCGTGACAGCAGAGAGCCTTCCATTCTTGGCTGACCTGGATCGAACTCCCATGGATGCATATACATCACGAGCGAAGCCCCCTCACCCTCCAGCTTGCGAAGCAGGGTGCGCAATAGCACATATGGATACAACCTAAAATACCCTCCACCGGCAACGGGGACCCGCACTCCCAGACACTTCACAGTTGAGGGAGGCACTTCCCATAGCACACCTGATTCGGTCAACAGTTGATGCACGTCTGGGTTTGCAGAGGGCACACCATACCGGTCATGCAGTACCGGGAAAATACTGGAATCATAAACGTACCCCTCCTCGACCAGGACTGCAGTTGCCCACATCGTATCCTTGGTAATCGAAAAGCTTGGCGCACGATAGCCCAGCACCGGCTGAGAAAGTATGCTCTCTAGAATGGCCTTCGCCCTTCGAATGTCTTCACGAAAAGCATGAGGGGTTTGACTTGTGATGAGTTCATGAGCATACCCGTGTGACGCCACTTCATGTCCACCTGATGCAATGCGGCGAACCAAAGAAGGATAGCGCTCTGCTACCCACCCAAGAACAAAGAAGGTTGCCCGCACACCCCTCTCCGCTAATATCTCAAGCAGTCGCTCGGTATTTGCCTCCACACGACTCTCAAATTGTTCCCAGTGCCGTCTTCGCATCGGAGATTCAAATGCAGAGACCTGAAAATGCTCTTCAACATCGAAAGACAAGCAATGTCTCGGAATGGTACTAGCCATACAGTCTCTACCGTGCTCCTTCGCCCATCAGCATGACCTTCACCGTGTGAATGACGATCCTCAAATCCAGCGCCAACGAGAGATTCTTCACATAGAATAGATCGTATTGAAGTTTCACGTGTGAGTCCTCCTTCGATGCACCGTACCGAAAACGGGTTTGCGCCCATCCCGTGATTCCTGGTCGGACAGTGTGCCTCAGATCATAGTATGGAATGGTATTTCTCAATTCTTGTACAAATACGGGACGCTCCGGCCTTGGACCGACCAAACTCATTTCGCCCTTCACGACATTAATCAACTGTGGGAGCTCGTCCAACCTCCACTTTCGAATCCATCGCCCAACCCTGGAAACCCGGGGATCTTCGCTCGTTGCCCACCGTGCACCACTCTGTTCAGCATCCTGACGCATGGACCTAAACTTCCAGATCATATACGGACGGCCGCGCAGGCCAACTCGCATCTGCCTATAAAAAACGGGACCGGATGAATCTATCTTGATGAGAATAGCGAGAATGCATACCAGCGGCACCAGCGCGATCATCCCTACGACAGCAACCGCCACGTCAAGGCACCGCTTAAGAAGCATCGTGACCAACCGACGGCGGAACCCCGTCGAGAAAATTAGCGCACTTGGCTTGAGATGATCAATCGAAAGGCGTCCAGATTCTTCCTCGTACAGGTAGTGGCCGTCAACGACATCACGGCCCATGGCCTTCATGTCCAAAAGGGTTTGAACTGGTAGAACCGCACGACGATCCTCTAAACACACCGCCACCGTATGGACTTGGTAGCGTTCAGCAATCTCAAACAATTGATCATATGTTCCAATGATGCTTGGGTTCACTAAACGTTCGCCAATCCGACTCGCATCCTTATCAAGAAAGCCCACAACTTCGGCGAAACCGGTTCGTTTTGACAACAGGGTTTGACACAGATCGCGGGCAAGAGGTCCCACCCCAAGAATCAAGATTCGCCGCGTGAATTTAGGGAAACTCACCGACACAGAAACGAGCGGTTGCTGAGAAACCACTGGCTCCAGGTCAACCTCATGTCCAGACTTACTTGAGCTGTTCATGGCGCGCTTCGCGGTAATACTCCTGCTGCATATAATAGGGAGTGGTATGTGCATCTAAGCCATTCAAGATGATTCCTACATTGGCAGTCTCACCGATAGCTTTCAGTGCTTTTTGCACAACATCACGCCCGGTCATGCTTGCCTTCACCACATAGGCTAGCAGATCCCCCATACTCGCTAACACCTGCATGTCAGCAAGTGGCAATACCGGCGGAGCATCAATGATCACATAGTCAAACTTCTCTTTCAGTTCAATAATCAAATCAGTCAACTGATGCATCTTAGATAAGGCGAGAGGATTATCTCCGACCGCCCCGGCAGGGAGAATCCATGGGCCAGCCTCGCCCAGTCGCTGCAAGCAATCCTCAACCACCTTCGTACCACGAAGAACTTCCGCTAGTCCGGGTTGCTGCCAGACTCCAGCGTAAATATGCTGCATCGGACGCTTAAGATCACAATCGATGACTATGGTTTTACGATCAAGGTCTTTGGCCAACACATAACCCAAGTTCAGGGCTGTCGAAGACTTTCCCTCCCCCATGACAGCACTGGTCACAACAATCGCCGTACTCTTTCGATCCCCAGTCATTAATTCAAGCCGGGTCGCCGCAACGCGGTATTGCTCCGCCACGAATGAAAGGGGTCGCCACATTGACACTAATTCTAGCCCAGGAGTCGGATTCTGCAGTTGCCCATTGCTCACCCTGTGCTTGCCGATAGATGTAGCAGGGAGACCACCTGATCCCTGAAATTCGTCATCCCGCCTTGCCTGACCTGGCAGCAATAGCGGGGAACTACGCGCTTTCCCAGAGAGCGCCCGAACGGTTTGCATTGAGCCGCCAAAGGCACTTTCGTAGAGCGGAATAGACGCGATGACGGGCAAGCCCAGAGTAAGTTCGACTTCCTCCGCAGATCGGAACCCTCTCCCCATGAGTTCGAGCCCCACGGCCCCCCCAAACCCCAAAGCACATCCGAGGACAAGACCCGCCGCCATAATCAATGGAATGTTGGGAACAACAGGAACAACTGGAGTGTAGGCGGGATCTACGATGCTAAACTTAGCTCCCTTACGACCCTGAGCCAAACTTTTCTGCATCCCCGCGCTGAGCTTCTTATCCAAGAGGGATTGATAGTTCTTTTGAAGATTTTCATAATCCCGCTCAAGCGTCTTCAGTTTCTGTTCTCGCTCTGGAGTATGCTCCACCCTTCGCTCATACTGAGAAATCTCCCCAGAGATATGCGATTGATGGCGCTTCACGGACTCCAACTCGAGGACGATCTCCTCCCTCTGCTTTAGAAGTTCGGCGTGGTAAGGATCAATTGCTTTGCGCCTGGATTTTTTCCCAGCCACCGGCTCTTCAGCTCCCTCGCTCTCGGGTAACAGATCCCGATATTGAGCTGACGTCATCTCTCGAAGCTTCTTTATTTCTTCCTTCACTTGTACGAGGTCGGGATACGTCTCCTTATACATGGACGAGAGTTCAACTAACCGCCGCTCCAATTCCTTAATTCTCCCCAGGCGCGGATCCTTATTCCGTTTACTCGAACTGCCGACGGGAGAATCAGTACCGACCTCTCCTGTTTCCTCGTAATCTTTAATTGAT from Nitrospira sp. encodes:
- a CDS encoding XrtA system polysaccharide deacetylase; the protein is MASTIPRHCLSFDVEEHFQVSAFESPMRRRHWEQFESRVEANTERLLEILAERGVRATFFVLGWVAERYPSLVRRIASGGHEVASHGYAHELITSQTPHAFREDIRRAKAILESILSQPVLGYRAPSFSITKDTMWATAVLVEEGYVYDSSIFPVLHDRYGVPSANPDVHQLLTESGVLWEVPPSTVKCLGVRVPVAGGGYFRLYPYVLLRTLLRKLEGEGASLVMYMHPWEFDPGQPRMEGSLLSRMRHYLNLDKTERRMCELLQDFSFAPIRHVFPQIEQTQSGRPISAVVVGQELLSKNVSPAVLS
- a CDS encoding TIGR03013 family XrtA/PEP-CTERM system glycosyltransferase; protein product: MNSSSKSGHEVDLEPVVSQQPLVSVSVSFPKFTRRILILGVGPLARDLCQTLLSKRTGFAEVVGFLDKDASRIGERLVNPSIIGTYDQLFEIAERYQVHTVAVCLEDRRAVLPVQTLLDMKAMGRDVVDGHYLYEEESGRLSIDHLKPSALIFSTGFRRRLVTMLLKRCLDVAVAVVGMIALVPLVCILAILIKIDSSGPVFYRQMRVGLRGRPYMIWKFRSMRQDAEQSGARWATSEDPRVSRVGRWIRKWRLDELPQLINVVKGEMSLVGPRPERPVFVQELRNTIPYYDLRHTVRPGITGWAQTRFRYGASKEDSHVKLQYDLFYVKNLSLALDLRIVIHTVKVMLMGEGAR
- a CDS encoding GNVR domain-containing protein, which produces MNTRTLSPEDYWRAVVSRKWLVISAILVSLSIAGAICALMPKIYQSATKMWFEGAKIEESIVSGPNPAGAGYIPTLEDRVMEVRQFVMGRKTLGQIAGEFGLFGYEKEHPEAAESENAIRAMRGSIKVEPTKDKLFITLSFSNEDPIIARDVTSRLSDLFIEETLKDRERGVEAAEDFLGLELKHAKAELEVKEKIISEFKQQHLGELPQQIDANLRKLDRLQDDMRSQSEQAQNLANRLAQIDKSIKDYEETGEVGTDSPVGSSSKRNKDPRLGRIKELERRLVELSSMYKETYPDLVQVKEEIKKLREMTSAQYRDLLPESEGAEEPVAGKKSRRKAIDPYHAELLKQREEIVLELESVKRHQSHISGEISQYERRVEHTPEREQKLKTLERDYENLQKNYQSLLDKKLSAGMQKSLAQGRKGAKFSIVDPAYTPVVPVVPNIPLIMAAGLVLGCALGFGGAVGLELMGRGFRSAEEVELTLGLPVIASIPLYESAFGGSMQTVRALSGKARSSPLLLPGQARRDDEFQGSGGLPATSIGKHRVSNGQLQNPTPGLELVSMWRPLSFVAEQYRVAATRLELMTGDRKSTAIVVTSAVMGEGKSSTALNLGYVLAKDLDRKTIVIDCDLKRPMQHIYAGVWQQPGLAEVLRGTKVVEDCLQRLGEAGPWILPAGAVGDNPLALSKMHQLTDLIIELKEKFDYVIIDAPPVLPLADMQVLASMGDLLAYVVKASMTGRDVVQKALKAIGETANVGIILNGLDAHTTPYYMQQEYYREARHEQLK